One stretch of Clostridia bacterium DNA includes these proteins:
- a CDS encoding 2-phosphosulfolactate phosphatase, translating into MNINVFSTALDIVGDRLDGKTAIVIDVLRATSTIIQALDNGCKGVIPVKRIQDAFERAERLGRECCILGGERGCNKIDGFDLSNSPLEYTHDSVAGKIVIITTTNGTNAVIGARDAEITLIGAMINSEAVARRCVRENRDIAIICAGTHGRFSLDDISAAGAIIDDILKYTNGRAILDDLAINCSYIYRHNKNNIHQFLKTTQHYKRLSSLGYSHDIDFCFRKDTTDTVPFVKNGMIIS; encoded by the coding sequence TTGAATATAAATGTATTCTCTACTGCACTAGATATTGTCGGTGATAGATTAGATGGTAAAACTGCTATAGTTATAGACGTTTTGAGGGCTACTTCCACTATCATTCAGGCTTTGGACAATGGCTGTAAAGGTGTTATTCCGGTGAAGCGAATTCAAGATGCCTTTGAGAGAGCAGAAAGACTAGGTAGGGAATGTTGTATTTTAGGTGGTGAAAGGGGATGTAATAAAATAGACGGATTTGATTTGTCCAACTCCCCCCTAGAATACACGCATGACAGTGTTGCCGGGAAAATTGTGATAATAACTACCACCAATGGTACCAATGCAGTCATTGGAGCAAGGGATGCAGAGATAACATTGATAGGAGCGATGATAAATTCTGAGGCTGTTGCTCGCCGCTGTGTCCGTGAGAATAGGGATATAGCAATAATTTGCGCGGGTACCCACGGACGTTTTTCCTTAGATGATATATCAGCGGCGGGAGCTATAATAGACGACATATTAAAATATACAAATGGCCGCGCAATACTAGACGACCTGGCGATAAACTGCAGCTATATTTATAGACACAACAAAAATAATATCCACCAATTTCTAAAAACGACCCAGCATTATAAAAGATTATCAAGTCTAGGTTATAGCCATGACATAGATTTCTGTTTTAGAAAAGATACAACAGATACAGTACCTTTTGTTAAAAATGGAATGATTATATCATGA
- a CDS encoding neutral/alkaline non-lysosomal ceramidase N-terminal domain-containing protein, giving the protein MKTEVKKRMPKWFYLTVLIATLLCFQSMASTSVFADNSDQGVYNIGSGIHDITGPAAEVRMMGYASMDQITAGIHTRLWSRAFIVEDPSSAKRVVVVTADLAFITQAVKQKVIENLNNKYGNLYTQENVVLNATHTHSGPGGYSHYALYNFTIMGFIKENFNCIVDGICQSIEKAHDNLEPGYIKLNSSQLDGVTINRSPQAYMNNPADERSKYSHDVDKTMTVIKFENLSGQEIGIINWFPIHCTSMGKDNQLISGDNKGYASYLYEKYKNTDYSADKTFVAAFAQSNCGDSSPNIYGGEDGYGDNDFESTEYAGRKQFEKALELADSATDKITGSVDFRHQFVDFSCIKVTPEYADGEDRETAPAAIGYSFATGAEDGPSGVPSFYEGMTTEDYPIDGKNTVKIAQEFVSLVPPFNTIMGINYPWLWPPHQPKPILFATSQAKPYPWTPEVLPVQIVKIGQLKIVAVPAEFTTMSGRRLTEKVQSIFGDSNGVCVLAGPSNAYSDYVATKEEYDLQHYEGASTIFGPWTLSAYIQEFSKLAAAMKNGEDIDSGPIPRDLTNKQMNFQTGVVLDNTPTGKKFGDIVVDVQASYSEGDDVTVTFWGAHPKNDLKIGSTYLEVQRLEEDQWITIANDWDWNTKYRWKRIDPVWGSSQVTIEWNIPQNTLPGTYRIVHYGNYKNGWNKKIYPYTGTSSTFTIN; this is encoded by the coding sequence ATGAAAACTGAAGTAAAAAAGAGAATGCCCAAATGGTTTTACCTAACTGTATTGATTGCAACACTCCTTTGTTTTCAATCAATGGCATCTACTTCTGTTTTTGCAGACAATTCTGATCAAGGAGTTTACAACATCGGGTCAGGCATACATGATATAACCGGGCCTGCTGCAGAGGTACGCATGATGGGCTATGCATCCATGGATCAGATAACAGCAGGAATTCATACCAGATTGTGGTCCAGAGCCTTCATCGTTGAGGACCCATCCAGCGCTAAAAGAGTAGTGGTTGTCACTGCTGATCTGGCTTTCATAACTCAGGCAGTAAAACAAAAGGTGATAGAAAACTTAAACAATAAATATGGCAATCTGTATACCCAAGAAAACGTTGTGCTGAATGCTACCCATACACACAGCGGACCTGGAGGTTATTCACATTACGCCCTGTATAATTTTACTATTATGGGCTTTATAAAAGAAAACTTCAATTGCATTGTAGACGGGATATGTCAATCCATTGAAAAGGCTCATGACAATCTGGAGCCGGGTTATATAAAATTAAACAGCAGTCAACTTGATGGAGTCACAATAAACCGTTCGCCCCAAGCATATATGAATAATCCCGCCGATGAAAGGTCTAAATATTCCCATGACGTTGACAAAACCATGACAGTTATCAAATTTGAAAATCTATCAGGCCAGGAAATCGGCATTATAAACTGGTTCCCCATTCACTGCACCTCCATGGGAAAGGATAATCAATTGATCAGTGGAGATAATAAAGGTTATGCATCCTATTTGTATGAAAAATATAAAAACACCGACTATTCTGCCGACAAAACCTTTGTTGCAGCCTTTGCTCAGAGCAATTGTGGTGACTCCTCCCCAAACATATACGGCGGCGAAGATGGCTATGGAGATAATGATTTTGAGAGTACGGAATATGCTGGTCGTAAACAGTTTGAAAAGGCACTTGAACTAGCAGATTCTGCCACTGACAAAATCACAGGTTCAGTGGATTTCAGACATCAGTTTGTAGATTTCTCTTGTATCAAGGTGACACCGGAATACGCAGATGGGGAAGATCGCGAAACTGCCCCTGCTGCTATAGGCTATTCATTTGCCACAGGCGCTGAAGATGGGCCAAGCGGAGTCCCCTCTTTCTATGAAGGCATGACAACCGAAGACTATCCAATTGATGGCAAAAATACAGTGAAAATCGCCCAAGAATTTGTAAGCCTAGTACCGCCGTTTAATACAATTATGGGAATCAATTATCCTTGGCTATGGCCTCCCCATCAACCCAAACCAATACTTTTTGCAACATCACAGGCAAAGCCCTATCCATGGACACCTGAAGTCCTACCTGTACAGATAGTCAAAATAGGACAGCTGAAAATTGTTGCTGTCCCAGCAGAATTCACAACAATGTCAGGCAGGAGACTGACAGAAAAGGTGCAATCAATATTTGGAGATAGTAATGGGGTATGTGTATTGGCCGGGCCTTCCAATGCATATTCTGATTATGTTGCAACTAAGGAAGAATATGATTTACAGCATTACGAAGGAGCATCGACTATTTTCGGTCCTTGGACCCTTTCAGCATATATTCAGGAATTCTCAAAACTAGCAGCGGCTATGAAGAACGGGGAGGATATAGATAGCGGACCTATACCCCGTGACCTTACAAATAAACAGATGAATTTCCAAACAGGAGTAGTGTTGGATAATACACCTACCGGTAAAAAATTCGGCGATATAGTTGTAGATGTTCAAGCTTCCTATTCCGAAGGCGATGATGTTACAGTAACATTCTGGGGAGCTCATCCTAAAAATGATTTAAAGATCGGTTCCACTTATCTTGAAGTACAAAGATTAGAGGAAGACCAATGGATTACTATAGCTAATGATTGGGATTGGAATACTAAATATAGGTGGAAAAGAATAGATCCTGTATGGGGTTCATCTCAAGTTACCATCGAATGGAATATACCACAAAATACCCTGCCTGGTACATACAGGATAGTTCACTACGGTAACTATAAAAACGGATGGAATAAAAAAATATATCCCTATACAGGTACTTCATCTACCTTCACAATAAATTGA
- a CDS encoding MBL fold metallo-hydrolase, producing MTIKIVTLVENSMGENLSLKNEHGLSILIESDNYKVLFDTGQSDKFLKNAGMLNIDMNDVTHVVLSHGHYDHSGGFRQLTGAIGNDFRLFVTPEFFNKKYAYKDRSWQYLGSNFDQSYLEKQNIEVCYMNGDVQQIAPNLFAVKNFEKVSGFEKINERFYVCSDGEYSIDDFSDEIALVIKSTKGLVVLLGCSHPGVVNILDTIVKRFEQPIYAVLGGTHLVDADQDRIDRTINYLKELNVPLLGISHCTGQRAVEDLLEQEIPFFVNSTGSSIVIEE from the coding sequence ATGACAATCAAAATTGTTACTCTAGTAGAAAATTCTATGGGTGAGAATCTTTCCCTGAAAAATGAACACGGTTTGTCCATTTTGATAGAGTCCGACAACTACAAAGTTCTATTTGATACCGGGCAGAGTGATAAATTTTTAAAGAATGCAGGTATGTTGAATATAGATATGAATGATGTTACCCATGTTGTATTGAGCCATGGACATTATGACCACAGTGGAGGCTTTAGACAGCTGACAGGCGCTATTGGAAATGATTTTAGATTGTTTGTTACACCAGAGTTTTTCAACAAAAAATATGCGTATAAAGATAGATCATGGCAATACTTGGGTAGTAATTTTGACCAAAGCTATTTGGAGAAACAAAATATAGAAGTCTGTTATATGAATGGAGATGTGCAACAAATTGCACCCAATCTGTTTGCTGTTAAAAACTTTGAAAAAGTGTCCGGGTTTGAAAAGATAAATGAAAGATTTTATGTCTGTTCAGACGGAGAATATTCAATAGATGATTTTAGCGATGAAATAGCTCTTGTAATAAAGAGTACCAAAGGATTGGTAGTGTTGCTAGGTTGCTCTCATCCGGGAGTTGTAAATATATTGGATACAATTGTTAAACGGTTTGAGCAGCCTATATATGCTGTGTTAGGCGGGACTCACTTGGTAGATGCTGATCAGGACCGAATCGATAGGACTATAAATTATTTAAAAGAATTAAATGTGCCCTTACTCGGCATCTCTCATTGTACCGGACAAAGAGCAGTGGAGGATTTGCTGGAACAGGAAATTCCGTTTTTTGTAAATTCTACAGGGAGCAGTATAGTGATTGAAGAATAG